One region of Alcanivorax sediminis genomic DNA includes:
- a CDS encoding dicarboxylate/amino acid:cation symporter, producing the protein MKLHHQIFLAMLAGAGIGAITGESSTLFGVSVLSGFDLVGSLFINALKMLVVPLIVTAIISGMVGVGGGENLGRMGIKTVALYMATSLVAILIGLMLVNLLTPGIINGEPARGLLGLSSETGNVLAKIEGRGAGDFTEILRQMLPPNLIAAAANGQMLGLIVFALLFGFYLRVEKSPGGETVRQMIDGIYQVMISITMLIIRFTPIGVFALIAATVTRTGMDAIEPLAWFFLTVIIALFVHGFVFMPALIFLMAKRSPFRHIQAMMPALLTAFSSASSAASLPLTMECVQDRAGVSRKTSSFVLPLGATVNMDGTALYECVAAIFIAQAYGMDLSFGMQFMIVVTALLTSIGVASIPAASLVAITVILGAIGLPAEAIGLILVTDRILDMCRTAVNIWGDSVVTVLLARSEGEHQVLGLPVSEMEARAAEAAREHHQAVN; encoded by the coding sequence ATGAAGCTTCACCACCAAATTTTTCTGGCCATGCTGGCCGGCGCCGGTATCGGCGCCATTACAGGAGAGAGCAGCACGCTGTTTGGCGTATCTGTCTTGTCGGGTTTCGACCTGGTAGGCAGCCTGTTTATCAACGCCCTCAAAATGCTGGTCGTCCCGCTTATCGTGACCGCGATTATTTCTGGCATGGTGGGTGTCGGTGGTGGAGAGAATCTTGGCCGGATGGGCATCAAGACTGTTGCCTTGTACATGGCCACGTCACTTGTTGCCATCCTCATCGGTTTGATGCTGGTCAACCTGCTCACCCCCGGGATCATCAACGGCGAGCCCGCCAGAGGGCTGCTGGGGCTCTCCTCGGAGACGGGCAATGTGCTGGCCAAGATCGAAGGTCGCGGCGCCGGCGACTTTACCGAAATTCTTCGCCAAATGCTTCCGCCCAACCTGATAGCTGCGGCCGCCAACGGCCAGATGCTGGGCCTGATCGTGTTTGCGCTGCTATTTGGCTTTTACCTGCGCGTCGAGAAAAGCCCGGGCGGGGAAACGGTGAGACAAATGATCGACGGCATTTACCAGGTCATGATCAGTATCACCATGCTGATCATCCGCTTCACTCCCATTGGCGTGTTTGCCCTGATCGCGGCCACAGTGACACGCACAGGAATGGATGCCATCGAGCCGCTGGCCTGGTTCTTCCTGACCGTTATCATCGCCCTGTTTGTACATGGGTTTGTGTTCATGCCCGCCTTGATCTTCCTGATGGCCAAACGCTCGCCATTCAGACACATCCAGGCCATGATGCCTGCGTTACTCACCGCGTTTTCCTCAGCCAGCTCCGCCGCCAGCCTGCCCCTGACCATGGAATGTGTCCAGGACAGAGCCGGGGTTTCCCGCAAGACAAGCAGTTTTGTGCTACCGCTAGGGGCCACCGTCAATATGGACGGCACCGCGCTCTATGAGTGCGTGGCAGCCATTTTTATCGCCCAGGCTTACGGCATGGACTTGTCTTTCGGGATGCAGTTCATGATTGTTGTGACTGCCCTCCTGACCTCCATCGGGGTAGCCAGTATCCCGGCAGCATCACTGGTGGCGATTACGGTAATTCTTGGCGCGATTGGCTTACCCGCGGAAGCGATCGGTCTGATTCTGGTGACAGATCGAATCCTGGACATGTGCCGCACTGCGGTGAACATCTGGGGGGATAGTGTTGTCACGGTACTGCTGGCCCGCAGCGAGGGAGAGCACCAGGTGCTGGGACTGCCGGTTAGCGAAATGGAAGCACGGGCAGCAGAAGCTGCCCGTGAACATCATCAAGCGGTAAACTGA